In Pithys albifrons albifrons isolate INPA30051 chromosome 8, PitAlb_v1, whole genome shotgun sequence, a single window of DNA contains:
- the CCDC14 gene encoding coiled-coil domain-containing protein 14 isoform X1, translated as MAAPGTARPRKALSSGRLSGAVKLTNGRKQFGLRKGRYSDVEFYSTDSDNQVDAIHNGLDHCAALLKKVLQNEATGRETVHKQPGKITTSKITSKPLLTKGNSSKRKGLTRSATSAPVQKEIVPISNRKIALSTTPSTEKELSSAAQNQMVQAIHVPCSHHSPVMHEKLCEHVQTQMSLITGQPPHKSNKISTVTSNQGSQNVTAFNYRLPTSTSALSLQHSADPSTTQSGVPVDSANDCVPEMGGPVVFPVVSAAPTAQGQSAPALPSVVPCITTGASIPTVPTLIPAFSGREMTPSQEHQIKEADLIRCIQAHLALLQSHEMLNGRTEQRCHQHCPAKHEGSSDEEEDSSEEHSEDMVSEDELNVLDIAPVRDTSCKTSCVKTVLKSRKESPEETAHKVKTVKYLMGELRELVTDQDDSEMLRLMSEIEDCISLLPAVVGSANIQAEIALALQPLRSENAQLRRRLRILNHQLGEPESSEKTSGQSCNYELVSLQSLNMMLQSQLKESQKGLDSLQAKNEELLKIIESQKEENKHLAKVIQDKEEELLENKQHYDIHSTKLKIEVEEALGNVKSLQFKLEASEKENKILGITLRQRDAEVKRLRELTRTLQGSMAKLLSDLTVDSVRPKPEKGLSKSLLEDHEKQMQPELFPGSTSVMTYLKKLEMDHILVETDLQLANKSGEVEMQNLAYEKFAAEGSKINSTFIEEGTMVPRTLQTSLNQDAETISDSGTVVDDQNKLDETIYIPLTSSASKKQQPGSERSSVLPQGRGACKTLDYCELPSSVQQSGCELSKHPTALDKISAGCSVGNTLEVTGDKAKPEGDKVQVRPKVIPSGAAKDFADEPDQPQPGTCPHASIPFPTEISQRRGSKPPDFSCNSFDDLSGRSEWSASSFSTFTSRDEEDFKNSLAALDANIARLQRTLQRNIRKQ; from the exons GCTTTGTCTTCTGGAAGGCTGTCAGGAGCAGTTAAACTaacaaatggaagaaaaca gTTTGGCTTAAGGAAAGGACGTTATTCTGATGTAGAATTCTATTCCACTGACTCTGATAATCAG GTTGATGCTATTCATAATGGACTTGACCACTGTGCAGCTTTGCTGAAGAAGGTCTTACAAAATGAGGCTACAG GAAGAGAGACTGTCCATAAACAACCTGGGAAAATAACTACCTCTAAAATTACTTCCAAGCCTTTGCTAACCAAAGGAAATAGTTCCAAGAGGAAAGGGTTAACAAGAAGTGCTACTTCTGCCCCTGTCCAAAAAGAAATTG TGCCAATATCAAATAGAAAAATTGCCTTGTCCACCACACCCTCTACTGAGAAAGAACTTTCCAGTGCAGCACAGAATCAGATGGTTCAAGCAATTCATGTGCCCTGCAGTCATCACTCTCCTGTGATGCATGAGAAGCTCTGTGAGCACGTGCAAACCCAGATGTCTCTGATAACTGGCCAACCTCCACACAAGAGTAATAAAATTTCTACTGTAACTTCAAATCAGG GATCTCAAAATGTTACAGCCTTCAATTATCGATTACCCACGTCCACatcagccctgtccctgcagcattCAGCTGATCCCTCAACTACTCAGTCA GGTGTTCCTGTAGATAGTGCCAATGACTGTGTGCCAGAGATGGGAGGACCTGTGGTTTTCCCAGTAGTTTCTGCTGCTCCTACTGCACAAGGACAGTCTGCCCCTGCTCTTCCTAGTGTGGTCCCTTGTATAACAACAGGAGCATCAATCCCTACAGTGCCTACACTGATCCCAGCATTTTCTGGCAGAGAAATGACCCCAAGCCAAGAGCACCAGATAAAAGAAGCAGATTTGATAAGGTGCATACAAGCTCACCTTGCCCTGTTACAGTCACATGAGATGCTGAATGGCAGGACTGAACAGAGGTGCCACCAGCATTGTCCAGCAAAACATGAGGGTTCAAGTGATGAGGAGGAGGATTCTTCTGAAGAGCACAGTGAGGACATGGTCAGCGAAGATGAACTGAATGTACTTGACATAGCTCCAGTGAGAGATACAAGCTGTAAGACAAGTTGTGTGAAGACGGTTCTAAAATCCAGAAAAGAAAGTCCAGAAGAAACAGCCCACAAAGTTAAGACTGTAAAATATCTTATGGGTGAACTCCGAGAACTGGTAACAGATCAAG ATGATTCAGAAATGCTGAGGTTGATGAGTGAAATAGAAGATTGCATATCATTGCTCCCAGCTGTAGTGGGAAGTGCGAACATCCAGGCTGAAATAGCGCTGGCCTTACAGCCTCTCAGGAGTGAAAACGCTCAGCTGCGCAG GAGACTAAGAATATTAAACCATCAACTTGGGGAACcagaaagcagtgaaaaaacATCTGGACAGAGCTGCAATTATGAAT TAGTTTCTTTGCAGTCCTTGAATATGATGCTCCAGAGTCAATTGAAAGAATCGCAGAAAGGACTTGACTCACTGCAGGCTAAAAATGAAGAACTGCTTAAAATAATAGAAagtcagaaagaagaaaataaacatcttgCAAAAGTTATTCAAGATAAAGAAGAAGAATTGcttgaaaacaaacagcattATGACATTCATTCCACCAAACTCAAGATTG AAGTGGAAGAGGCATTAGGAAATGTGAAGAGCCTTCAGTTTAAGCTGGaagcttcagaaaaagaaaataagattttggGCATCACATTACGTCAGCGTGATGCCGAAGTTAAGAGGCTGCGGGAATTAACCAG AACCTTGCAGGGCAGTATGGCCAAGCTCCTGTCTGACCTCACAGTGGACAGCGTTAGACCCAAACCTGAAAAAGGCCTCTCCAAGTCTCTTTTGGAAGACCATGAAAAGCAGATGCAACCTGAGCTGTTTCCTGGGAGTACTTCAGTAATGACTTACCTTAAAAAGTTAGAAATGGATCATATTTTGGTAGAGACAGATCTTCAATTAGCAAATAAAAGTGGAGAAGTAGAAATGCAAAATCTGGCGTATGAAAAGTTTGCTGCTGAAGGAAGTAAAATAAACAGTACGTTCATAGAAGAAGGAACGATGGTTCCCAGGACACTACAGACTTCACTGAACCAAGATGCAGAAACAATTAGTGATTCTGGGACTGTAGTAGATGACCAGAACAAGTTGGATGAGACCATTTATATTCCATTGACTAGCAGTGCCTCTAAAAAACAGCAGCCAGGCTCTGAAAGAAGTTCTGTGCTaccccaggggagaggggctTGTAAGACGTTGGATTACTGTGAGCTCCCAAGTTCTGTGCAGCAGTCTGGATGTGAGCTATCAAAGCATCCAACTGCACTGGATAAAATAAGTGCTGGGTGCAGTGTGGGAAACACACTTGAAGTTACAGGGGATAAAGCGAAGCCCGAAGGAGACAAAGTCCAAGTGAGACCAAAAGTCATTCCAAGTGGGGCTGCAAAAGATTTTGCAGATGAACCAGACCAACCTCAGCCTGGTACGTGCCCTCATGCATCGATTCCATTTCCAACAGAGATTTCTCAGAGAAGAGGCAGTAAACCACCTGATTTTAGTTGCAATTCATTTGATGATTTATCAGGGAGGTCTGAATGGAGTGCATCTTCTTTCTCAACATTTACTTCTCGAGATGAAGAGGACTTCAAGAATAGCTTAGCAGCCTTGGATGCCAACATAGCCAGGTTACAAAGGACTCTGCAGCGTAACATTAGGAAACAATGA
- the CCDC14 gene encoding coiled-coil domain-containing protein 14 isoform X2, whose product MAAPGTARPRKALSSGRLSGAVKLTNGRKQFGLRKGRYSDVEFYSTDSDNQVDAIHNGLDHCAALLKKVLQNEATGRETVHKQPGKITTSKITSKPLLTKGNSSKRKGLTRSATSAPVQKEIVPISNRKIALSTTPSTEKELSSAAQNQMVQAIHVPCSHHSPVMHEKLCEHVQTQMSLITGQPPHKSNKISTVTSNQGSQNVTAFNYRLPTSTSALSLQHSADPSTTQSGVPVDSANDCVPEMGGPVVFPVVSAAPTAQGQSAPALPSVVPCITTGASIPTVPTLIPAFSGREMTPSQEHQIKEADLIRCIQAHLALLQSHEMLNGRTEQRCHQHCPAKHEGSSDEEEDSSEEHSEDMVSEDELNVLDIAPVRDTSCKTSCVKTVLKSRKESPEETAHKVKTVKYLMGELRELVTDQDDSEMLRLMSEIEDCISLLPAVVGSANIQAEIALALQPLRSENAQLRRRLRILNHQLGEPESSEKTSGQSCNYEFSLQSLNMMLQSQLKESQKGLDSLQAKNEELLKIIESQKEENKHLAKVIQDKEEELLENKQHYDIHSTKLKIEVEEALGNVKSLQFKLEASEKENKILGITLRQRDAEVKRLRELTRTLQGSMAKLLSDLTVDSVRPKPEKGLSKSLLEDHEKQMQPELFPGSTSVMTYLKKLEMDHILVETDLQLANKSGEVEMQNLAYEKFAAEGSKINSTFIEEGTMVPRTLQTSLNQDAETISDSGTVVDDQNKLDETIYIPLTSSASKKQQPGSERSSVLPQGRGACKTLDYCELPSSVQQSGCELSKHPTALDKISAGCSVGNTLEVTGDKAKPEGDKVQVRPKVIPSGAAKDFADEPDQPQPGTCPHASIPFPTEISQRRGSKPPDFSCNSFDDLSGRSEWSASSFSTFTSRDEEDFKNSLAALDANIARLQRTLQRNIRKQ is encoded by the exons GCTTTGTCTTCTGGAAGGCTGTCAGGAGCAGTTAAACTaacaaatggaagaaaaca gTTTGGCTTAAGGAAAGGACGTTATTCTGATGTAGAATTCTATTCCACTGACTCTGATAATCAG GTTGATGCTATTCATAATGGACTTGACCACTGTGCAGCTTTGCTGAAGAAGGTCTTACAAAATGAGGCTACAG GAAGAGAGACTGTCCATAAACAACCTGGGAAAATAACTACCTCTAAAATTACTTCCAAGCCTTTGCTAACCAAAGGAAATAGTTCCAAGAGGAAAGGGTTAACAAGAAGTGCTACTTCTGCCCCTGTCCAAAAAGAAATTG TGCCAATATCAAATAGAAAAATTGCCTTGTCCACCACACCCTCTACTGAGAAAGAACTTTCCAGTGCAGCACAGAATCAGATGGTTCAAGCAATTCATGTGCCCTGCAGTCATCACTCTCCTGTGATGCATGAGAAGCTCTGTGAGCACGTGCAAACCCAGATGTCTCTGATAACTGGCCAACCTCCACACAAGAGTAATAAAATTTCTACTGTAACTTCAAATCAGG GATCTCAAAATGTTACAGCCTTCAATTATCGATTACCCACGTCCACatcagccctgtccctgcagcattCAGCTGATCCCTCAACTACTCAGTCA GGTGTTCCTGTAGATAGTGCCAATGACTGTGTGCCAGAGATGGGAGGACCTGTGGTTTTCCCAGTAGTTTCTGCTGCTCCTACTGCACAAGGACAGTCTGCCCCTGCTCTTCCTAGTGTGGTCCCTTGTATAACAACAGGAGCATCAATCCCTACAGTGCCTACACTGATCCCAGCATTTTCTGGCAGAGAAATGACCCCAAGCCAAGAGCACCAGATAAAAGAAGCAGATTTGATAAGGTGCATACAAGCTCACCTTGCCCTGTTACAGTCACATGAGATGCTGAATGGCAGGACTGAACAGAGGTGCCACCAGCATTGTCCAGCAAAACATGAGGGTTCAAGTGATGAGGAGGAGGATTCTTCTGAAGAGCACAGTGAGGACATGGTCAGCGAAGATGAACTGAATGTACTTGACATAGCTCCAGTGAGAGATACAAGCTGTAAGACAAGTTGTGTGAAGACGGTTCTAAAATCCAGAAAAGAAAGTCCAGAAGAAACAGCCCACAAAGTTAAGACTGTAAAATATCTTATGGGTGAACTCCGAGAACTGGTAACAGATCAAG ATGATTCAGAAATGCTGAGGTTGATGAGTGAAATAGAAGATTGCATATCATTGCTCCCAGCTGTAGTGGGAAGTGCGAACATCCAGGCTGAAATAGCGCTGGCCTTACAGCCTCTCAGGAGTGAAAACGCTCAGCTGCGCAG GAGACTAAGAATATTAAACCATCAACTTGGGGAACcagaaagcagtgaaaaaacATCTGGACAGAGCTGCAATTATGAAT TTTCTTTGCAGTCCTTGAATATGATGCTCCAGAGTCAATTGAAAGAATCGCAGAAAGGACTTGACTCACTGCAGGCTAAAAATGAAGAACTGCTTAAAATAATAGAAagtcagaaagaagaaaataaacatcttgCAAAAGTTATTCAAGATAAAGAAGAAGAATTGcttgaaaacaaacagcattATGACATTCATTCCACCAAACTCAAGATTG AAGTGGAAGAGGCATTAGGAAATGTGAAGAGCCTTCAGTTTAAGCTGGaagcttcagaaaaagaaaataagattttggGCATCACATTACGTCAGCGTGATGCCGAAGTTAAGAGGCTGCGGGAATTAACCAG AACCTTGCAGGGCAGTATGGCCAAGCTCCTGTCTGACCTCACAGTGGACAGCGTTAGACCCAAACCTGAAAAAGGCCTCTCCAAGTCTCTTTTGGAAGACCATGAAAAGCAGATGCAACCTGAGCTGTTTCCTGGGAGTACTTCAGTAATGACTTACCTTAAAAAGTTAGAAATGGATCATATTTTGGTAGAGACAGATCTTCAATTAGCAAATAAAAGTGGAGAAGTAGAAATGCAAAATCTGGCGTATGAAAAGTTTGCTGCTGAAGGAAGTAAAATAAACAGTACGTTCATAGAAGAAGGAACGATGGTTCCCAGGACACTACAGACTTCACTGAACCAAGATGCAGAAACAATTAGTGATTCTGGGACTGTAGTAGATGACCAGAACAAGTTGGATGAGACCATTTATATTCCATTGACTAGCAGTGCCTCTAAAAAACAGCAGCCAGGCTCTGAAAGAAGTTCTGTGCTaccccaggggagaggggctTGTAAGACGTTGGATTACTGTGAGCTCCCAAGTTCTGTGCAGCAGTCTGGATGTGAGCTATCAAAGCATCCAACTGCACTGGATAAAATAAGTGCTGGGTGCAGTGTGGGAAACACACTTGAAGTTACAGGGGATAAAGCGAAGCCCGAAGGAGACAAAGTCCAAGTGAGACCAAAAGTCATTCCAAGTGGGGCTGCAAAAGATTTTGCAGATGAACCAGACCAACCTCAGCCTGGTACGTGCCCTCATGCATCGATTCCATTTCCAACAGAGATTTCTCAGAGAAGAGGCAGTAAACCACCTGATTTTAGTTGCAATTCATTTGATGATTTATCAGGGAGGTCTGAATGGAGTGCATCTTCTTTCTCAACATTTACTTCTCGAGATGAAGAGGACTTCAAGAATAGCTTAGCAGCCTTGGATGCCAACATAGCCAGGTTACAAAGGACTCTGCAGCGTAACATTAGGAAACAATGA
- the CCDC14 gene encoding coiled-coil domain-containing protein 14 isoform X3 has translation MAAPGTARPRKALSSGRLSGAVKLTNGRKQFGLRKGRYSDVEFYSTDSDNQVDAIHNGLDHCAALLKKVLQNEATGRETVHKQPGKITTSKITSKPLLTKGNSSKRKGLTRSATSAPVQKEIGSQNVTAFNYRLPTSTSALSLQHSADPSTTQSGVPVDSANDCVPEMGGPVVFPVVSAAPTAQGQSAPALPSVVPCITTGASIPTVPTLIPAFSGREMTPSQEHQIKEADLIRCIQAHLALLQSHEMLNGRTEQRCHQHCPAKHEGSSDEEEDSSEEHSEDMVSEDELNVLDIAPVRDTSCKTSCVKTVLKSRKESPEETAHKVKTVKYLMGELRELVTDQDDSEMLRLMSEIEDCISLLPAVVGSANIQAEIALALQPLRSENAQLRRRLRILNHQLGEPESSEKTSGQSCNYELVSLQSLNMMLQSQLKESQKGLDSLQAKNEELLKIIESQKEENKHLAKVIQDKEEELLENKQHYDIHSTKLKIEVEEALGNVKSLQFKLEASEKENKILGITLRQRDAEVKRLRELTRTLQGSMAKLLSDLTVDSVRPKPEKGLSKSLLEDHEKQMQPELFPGSTSVMTYLKKLEMDHILVETDLQLANKSGEVEMQNLAYEKFAAEGSKINSTFIEEGTMVPRTLQTSLNQDAETISDSGTVVDDQNKLDETIYIPLTSSASKKQQPGSERSSVLPQGRGACKTLDYCELPSSVQQSGCELSKHPTALDKISAGCSVGNTLEVTGDKAKPEGDKVQVRPKVIPSGAAKDFADEPDQPQPGTCPHASIPFPTEISQRRGSKPPDFSCNSFDDLSGRSEWSASSFSTFTSRDEEDFKNSLAALDANIARLQRTLQRNIRKQ, from the exons GCTTTGTCTTCTGGAAGGCTGTCAGGAGCAGTTAAACTaacaaatggaagaaaaca gTTTGGCTTAAGGAAAGGACGTTATTCTGATGTAGAATTCTATTCCACTGACTCTGATAATCAG GTTGATGCTATTCATAATGGACTTGACCACTGTGCAGCTTTGCTGAAGAAGGTCTTACAAAATGAGGCTACAG GAAGAGAGACTGTCCATAAACAACCTGGGAAAATAACTACCTCTAAAATTACTTCCAAGCCTTTGCTAACCAAAGGAAATAGTTCCAAGAGGAAAGGGTTAACAAGAAGTGCTACTTCTGCCCCTGTCCAAAAAGAAATTG GATCTCAAAATGTTACAGCCTTCAATTATCGATTACCCACGTCCACatcagccctgtccctgcagcattCAGCTGATCCCTCAACTACTCAGTCA GGTGTTCCTGTAGATAGTGCCAATGACTGTGTGCCAGAGATGGGAGGACCTGTGGTTTTCCCAGTAGTTTCTGCTGCTCCTACTGCACAAGGACAGTCTGCCCCTGCTCTTCCTAGTGTGGTCCCTTGTATAACAACAGGAGCATCAATCCCTACAGTGCCTACACTGATCCCAGCATTTTCTGGCAGAGAAATGACCCCAAGCCAAGAGCACCAGATAAAAGAAGCAGATTTGATAAGGTGCATACAAGCTCACCTTGCCCTGTTACAGTCACATGAGATGCTGAATGGCAGGACTGAACAGAGGTGCCACCAGCATTGTCCAGCAAAACATGAGGGTTCAAGTGATGAGGAGGAGGATTCTTCTGAAGAGCACAGTGAGGACATGGTCAGCGAAGATGAACTGAATGTACTTGACATAGCTCCAGTGAGAGATACAAGCTGTAAGACAAGTTGTGTGAAGACGGTTCTAAAATCCAGAAAAGAAAGTCCAGAAGAAACAGCCCACAAAGTTAAGACTGTAAAATATCTTATGGGTGAACTCCGAGAACTGGTAACAGATCAAG ATGATTCAGAAATGCTGAGGTTGATGAGTGAAATAGAAGATTGCATATCATTGCTCCCAGCTGTAGTGGGAAGTGCGAACATCCAGGCTGAAATAGCGCTGGCCTTACAGCCTCTCAGGAGTGAAAACGCTCAGCTGCGCAG GAGACTAAGAATATTAAACCATCAACTTGGGGAACcagaaagcagtgaaaaaacATCTGGACAGAGCTGCAATTATGAAT TAGTTTCTTTGCAGTCCTTGAATATGATGCTCCAGAGTCAATTGAAAGAATCGCAGAAAGGACTTGACTCACTGCAGGCTAAAAATGAAGAACTGCTTAAAATAATAGAAagtcagaaagaagaaaataaacatcttgCAAAAGTTATTCAAGATAAAGAAGAAGAATTGcttgaaaacaaacagcattATGACATTCATTCCACCAAACTCAAGATTG AAGTGGAAGAGGCATTAGGAAATGTGAAGAGCCTTCAGTTTAAGCTGGaagcttcagaaaaagaaaataagattttggGCATCACATTACGTCAGCGTGATGCCGAAGTTAAGAGGCTGCGGGAATTAACCAG AACCTTGCAGGGCAGTATGGCCAAGCTCCTGTCTGACCTCACAGTGGACAGCGTTAGACCCAAACCTGAAAAAGGCCTCTCCAAGTCTCTTTTGGAAGACCATGAAAAGCAGATGCAACCTGAGCTGTTTCCTGGGAGTACTTCAGTAATGACTTACCTTAAAAAGTTAGAAATGGATCATATTTTGGTAGAGACAGATCTTCAATTAGCAAATAAAAGTGGAGAAGTAGAAATGCAAAATCTGGCGTATGAAAAGTTTGCTGCTGAAGGAAGTAAAATAAACAGTACGTTCATAGAAGAAGGAACGATGGTTCCCAGGACACTACAGACTTCACTGAACCAAGATGCAGAAACAATTAGTGATTCTGGGACTGTAGTAGATGACCAGAACAAGTTGGATGAGACCATTTATATTCCATTGACTAGCAGTGCCTCTAAAAAACAGCAGCCAGGCTCTGAAAGAAGTTCTGTGCTaccccaggggagaggggctTGTAAGACGTTGGATTACTGTGAGCTCCCAAGTTCTGTGCAGCAGTCTGGATGTGAGCTATCAAAGCATCCAACTGCACTGGATAAAATAAGTGCTGGGTGCAGTGTGGGAAACACACTTGAAGTTACAGGGGATAAAGCGAAGCCCGAAGGAGACAAAGTCCAAGTGAGACCAAAAGTCATTCCAAGTGGGGCTGCAAAAGATTTTGCAGATGAACCAGACCAACCTCAGCCTGGTACGTGCCCTCATGCATCGATTCCATTTCCAACAGAGATTTCTCAGAGAAGAGGCAGTAAACCACCTGATTTTAGTTGCAATTCATTTGATGATTTATCAGGGAGGTCTGAATGGAGTGCATCTTCTTTCTCAACATTTACTTCTCGAGATGAAGAGGACTTCAAGAATAGCTTAGCAGCCTTGGATGCCAACATAGCCAGGTTACAAAGGACTCTGCAGCGTAACATTAGGAAACAATGA